In Halogranum gelatinilyticum, the following are encoded in one genomic region:
- a CDS encoding sensor domain-containing protein: protein MPETSATESAGDDVLHALWGVFGVPARLQTYKNLVYLALQFPLGVFYFTTLVTLFALGLGLSIVGVGIPLVVATLLLVTAFTTVEARLADVLLSVSVAGRPVGVDLDGGVLPYVRDLVFDPGTYVGLGYLLAKFVVGTAVFVVVTFLTSLSLTLLAAPFVYDLPGSYGFVVESTVTFAPEIRFVQDLWSVTFSPVVQLTSWNVDTLNEALVVAAAGFLVLVVSLHVVNALAWTLGVVTARVFDYVRTLRLR from the coding sequence ATGCCCGAAACATCCGCCACCGAATCCGCCGGTGACGACGTCCTCCACGCGCTCTGGGGGGTGTTCGGCGTCCCTGCCCGGCTCCAGACGTACAAGAACCTCGTCTACCTCGCGCTGCAGTTCCCGCTCGGCGTGTTCTACTTCACGACGCTCGTCACCCTGTTCGCGCTCGGTCTCGGGTTGAGCATCGTCGGCGTCGGCATCCCGCTCGTCGTCGCGACGCTGCTCCTCGTCACCGCGTTCACGACCGTCGAAGCCCGACTGGCCGACGTGCTCCTCTCGGTGTCGGTCGCGGGCCGACCGGTTGGCGTCGACCTCGACGGCGGCGTCCTCCCTTACGTCCGCGACCTCGTCTTCGACCCGGGGACGTACGTCGGTCTCGGCTACCTCCTCGCGAAGTTCGTCGTCGGCACCGCCGTCTTCGTGGTCGTGACGTTCCTCACGTCGCTCAGTCTCACGCTCCTCGCAGCCCCGTTCGTCTACGACCTGCCGGGCTCCTACGGCTTCGTCGTCGAATCCACCGTGACGTTCGCCCCCGAGATACGGTTCGTCCAGGACCTCTGGTCCGTGACGTTCTCGCCGGTCGTCCAGCTCACGTCGTGGAACGTCGACACGCTGAACGAGGCACTGGTCGTCGCTGCCGCTGGCTTTCTCGTCCTCGTCGTCTCGCTACATGTCGTCAACGCGCTTGCGTGGACGCTCGGCGTCGTGACGGCGCGAGTGTTCGACTACGTGCGGACGCTTCGGCTCCGCTGA
- a CDS encoding DUF7521 family protein: MTGLHAPTAVTDALTAAIYTAPTGASLPLQVTSTTDSAQVFVVLVTFLLSALLGLVIARKAFQGYRRNASKPMLFLAAGIVLLTAVPAVLSLFLSNFTGLPSYQVVLVTNGSELLGLLAIAYSLYGRF; encoded by the coding sequence ATGACCGGACTACACGCACCCACGGCCGTCACCGACGCACTTACCGCCGCCATCTACACCGCTCCGACCGGCGCGTCGCTTCCGCTGCAAGTGACCTCGACGACCGACTCGGCACAGGTGTTCGTCGTCCTCGTCACGTTCCTCCTCTCGGCACTGCTCGGACTCGTCATCGCCCGGAAGGCGTTTCAGGGCTACCGCCGCAACGCCTCGAAGCCGATGCTGTTTCTCGCGGCGGGCATCGTCCTCCTGACCGCCGTCCCGGCGGTGCTCTCGCTGTTCCTCTCGAACTTCACGGGGCTGCCGAGCTATCAGGTGGTGCTCGTGACCAACGGCTCGGAGCTGCTCGGGCTGC
- a CDS encoding ArsR/SmtB family transcription factor encodes MSEDVDAAEVLRLLDDEYARAILTATSREPMSANDLTTAIDASPPTVYRRVDALMDAGLLDEELKYESSGHHYGVYRANVERVTVEFVDGEFELTVEAVEETAADRFTRLYEGLR; translated from the coding sequence GTGAGTGAGGACGTGGACGCGGCGGAGGTCCTCCGCCTGCTCGACGACGAGTACGCCCGCGCCATCCTCACAGCGACCAGTCGGGAACCAATGTCAGCGAACGACCTCACGACGGCGATCGACGCTTCACCACCGACCGTGTACCGCCGGGTAGACGCGCTCATGGACGCCGGATTACTCGACGAAGAGCTGAAATACGAGTCCTCGGGGCACCACTACGGCGTCTACCGCGCCAACGTCGAGCGCGTGACCGTCGAGTTCGTCGACGGCGAGTTCGAACTCACCGTCGAGGCGGTCGAAGAGACCGCCGCCGACCGCTTCACTAGACTCTACGAGGGCCTCCGATGA
- a CDS encoding sensor domain-containing protein — MSATPPDPTGDGLSTLVGRFMTAPFRAQTYKNLVYLALQFPLGVTYFTLLVPVLAFGLGTLPLLALFGLPLVGTLVLGIALMTVDRGVTELLLPVELDRHAATASLDDGVVAYVTELLLDPGTYLSLAFVLVKFVVGVATFVALTVSGSLVVAFVTAPLFYASPTTNYIFSLPSVSEVAVTDTGLVTGPVSSAGPSVVVDTLPEALGLAAAGLLLCLVSLNLLNATAWLLGRLTAFTCRHARVFSTTRAADDRSPADHA, encoded by the coding sequence ATGTCCGCGACTCCCCCCGATCCGACCGGCGACGGTCTCTCGACCCTCGTCGGCCGGTTCATGACCGCACCGTTCCGCGCTCAGACGTACAAGAACCTCGTCTATCTCGCGCTGCAGTTCCCGCTCGGGGTGACGTACTTCACCCTCCTCGTTCCCGTGCTCGCCTTTGGGCTGGGGACGCTCCCGCTGTTGGCTCTGTTCGGTCTCCCGCTCGTCGGGACGCTCGTGCTCGGCATCGCGCTGATGACCGTCGACCGCGGCGTGACCGAACTGCTCCTGCCGGTCGAACTGGACCGACACGCCGCCACCGCCTCACTCGACGACGGTGTCGTCGCATACGTCACGGAACTCCTCCTCGACCCCGGCACCTATCTCAGCCTCGCGTTCGTGCTCGTCAAGTTCGTCGTCGGCGTCGCGACGTTCGTCGCACTGACAGTCTCCGGCTCCCTCGTCGTCGCCTTCGTCACGGCACCGCTGTTCTACGCGAGCCCGACGACGAACTACATCTTCTCGCTCCCGTCCGTCTCCGAGGTGGCCGTCACCGACACGGGGCTGGTCACGGGACCGGTCTCGTCCGCCGGACCGTCCGTCGTCGTCGACACGCTCCCCGAGGCACTCGGGCTGGCGGCGGCCGGGCTGCTCCTGTGTCTCGTCTCGCTGAACCTGCTCAACGCGACCGCCTGGCTGCTGGGCCGCCTCACCGCCTTCACCTGTCGGCACGCCCGCGTCTTCTCGACCACCCGCGCTGCCGACGACCGCTCGCCCGCCGACCACGCGTAA